Proteins encoded together in one Mycobacterium noviomagense window:
- a CDS encoding type 1 glutamine amidotransferase domain-containing protein yields the protein MSHQLQGKRIAFLAADGVEKVEYEQPRAALEEAGAQTELLSLKTGEIEARNHDLEPAGTFPVDRAVSDVSVDEFDALVLPGGTVNPDKLRMDDTAVAFVRDFVGSGKPVAAICHGPWTLVEAGVAAGRTLTSYQSIRTDLRNAGANVVDEEVVVDGNIITSRSPRDLEAFCSTIVDKFAHAPTGA from the coding sequence ATGTCCCATCAGTTGCAGGGTAAGCGAATTGCGTTTCTGGCCGCGGACGGCGTGGAGAAAGTTGAATACGAGCAACCGCGTGCAGCGCTGGAAGAGGCGGGTGCACAAACCGAGCTTTTGTCGCTGAAAACCGGTGAAATCGAAGCTCGCAACCACGATTTGGAGCCGGCGGGAACGTTTCCCGTCGACCGCGCGGTATCCGATGTGTCGGTCGACGAGTTCGACGCGCTGGTGCTGCCCGGCGGCACAGTGAATCCCGACAAGCTGCGCATGGACGATACGGCTGTTGCGTTCGTGCGCGACTTCGTCGGCTCGGGGAAGCCGGTCGCCGCGATCTGCCACGGACCGTGGACGCTTGTGGAAGCCGGTGTGGCGGCAGGACGCACGCTGACGTCGTATCAGAGCATCCGAACCGATCTGCGCAACGCCGGCGCCAATGTTGTCGACGAAGAAGTGGTCGTCGACGGCAATATCATCACCAGCCGCTCACCGCGTGATCTGGAGGCGTTCTGCTCGACGATTGTCGACAAATTCGCGCACGCGCCGACCGGCGCGTAA
- a CDS encoding HemK2/MTQ2 family protein methyltransferase, with the protein MTTIYAAPGDPLTAEGVYPPQDDSLLLIDTMARSTLVPGRRVLDLCTGTGVVAIAAAELGAASVTAFDICPRAVRCSRGNAVHAGVDVDVREGSWTGALGYGPFDLIVSNPPYVPTPPVDDSDEIASAAGPSWAWNAGPDGRLVLDPLCESASYLLCDGGSLLLVQSVIADAQRSLHILQSNGLSADVVATRWIPFGPVLSARARWLTDTGRLPRGSREEELVVIRADKP; encoded by the coding sequence GTGACCACCATTTACGCCGCCCCCGGCGATCCGCTGACCGCTGAAGGGGTGTATCCGCCGCAAGACGACTCGCTTCTGCTCATCGACACGATGGCGCGCAGCACACTGGTGCCCGGTCGGCGGGTGCTGGACCTGTGCACCGGCACCGGTGTGGTCGCTATCGCTGCAGCCGAGCTCGGTGCGGCCAGCGTCACTGCGTTCGACATCTGCCCGCGTGCGGTGCGGTGTTCTCGGGGCAACGCCGTGCACGCCGGCGTCGACGTCGACGTCCGCGAAGGGTCTTGGACCGGCGCGCTGGGCTACGGGCCGTTTGACCTGATCGTGTCCAACCCGCCCTATGTGCCCACCCCGCCTGTGGATGACAGCGACGAGATCGCTTCGGCGGCCGGCCCGTCGTGGGCGTGGAATGCCGGTCCTGACGGGCGGCTCGTCTTGGATCCACTGTGCGAATCGGCGTCGTACCTGTTGTGCGACGGTGGTTCCCTGCTGTTGGTTCAGTCGGTGATCGCCGATGCTCAACGCTCGCTGCACATCTTGCAGTCGAACGGTCTGAGCGCAGACGTTGTTGCCACTCGATGGATTCCGTTTGGTCCGGTGCTTTCTGCCCGGGCACGCTGGCTGACCGACACTGGTCGGTTGCCGCGTGGCTCCCGGGAAGAGGAACTGGTCGTGATTCGCGCGGACAAGCCATGA
- a CDS encoding iron-containing redox enzyme family protein yields MAVRRCLTEPAPREQLTRIGASVSDSDPYGLDLQLALYMCYELHYRGFAGVDPTWEWSPALLHLRAQLERAFLAGVRRDVGPIEPDHTAVAEMDALSMEPANGEGPSYYLRDTGTWEQMREYFVHRSLYHLKEGDPHAWAIPRLTGQAKASFVAVEFDEYGGGRGAHLHQQLFADLMEAAGLDSTYLGYLDAVPAESLAVVNLMSMFGLHRWLRGAAIGHFAATEITSPPGSRRLVEALQRLGAPDECIAFYREHVEADAVHEQVVRIDVVGDVVARDPHLDRDVVFGMRAFGVVEDRLADIMIGAWKAGQTSLRRPLD; encoded by the coding sequence ATGGCGGTTCGCCGCTGCCTGACCGAACCAGCTCCTCGAGAGCAGCTCACGCGAATCGGTGCCTCGGTCAGTGATTCGGACCCGTATGGCCTTGACCTACAGCTGGCGCTGTACATGTGCTACGAGCTGCACTACCGGGGCTTCGCCGGCGTCGACCCGACGTGGGAGTGGAGCCCGGCACTGCTGCATCTGCGCGCCCAACTGGAGCGTGCCTTCCTGGCGGGCGTGCGTCGAGACGTTGGTCCGATCGAACCGGACCACACTGCCGTCGCCGAAATGGACGCGCTTTCAATGGAACCCGCCAACGGCGAGGGCCCGTCATACTACTTGCGGGACACCGGAACCTGGGAGCAGATGCGCGAGTACTTCGTGCATCGCTCGCTGTATCACCTCAAGGAGGGCGACCCGCACGCGTGGGCGATTCCCCGGCTCACCGGGCAAGCCAAGGCGTCGTTCGTCGCCGTGGAGTTCGATGAGTACGGCGGCGGCCGTGGCGCACACCTGCATCAGCAGCTATTCGCGGATCTGATGGAGGCGGCCGGGCTGGATTCGACGTATCTCGGTTATCTCGACGCGGTTCCGGCCGAGTCGCTGGCGGTGGTGAACCTGATGTCGATGTTCGGGCTGCACCGTTGGCTGCGCGGGGCGGCCATCGGGCACTTCGCGGCGACGGAGATCACCTCGCCGCCCGGCTCGCGGCGACTGGTGGAGGCTCTGCAGCGGCTCGGCGCGCCGGACGAATGCATCGCGTTCTACCGCGAGCACGTCGAGGCCGACGCGGTGCACGAACAGGTGGTGCGCATCGACGTCGTCGGCGACGTGGTGGCCCGGGATCCGCATTTGGACCGCGACGTGGTGTTCGGGATGCGGGCGTTCGGTGTCGTCGAAGATCGCTTGGCGGACATCATGATTGGGGCCTGGAAGGCCGGGCAGACGTCGCTACGACGACCGCTGGACTGA
- a CDS encoding zinc-dependent alcohol dehydrogenase gives MKATIWAGRNNVEVHTVPDPKILNDRDAIVRITSTAICGSDLHIYDGYIPTVKRGDVLGHEFMGEVVEVGKAVPNLAVGDRVVVPFPIACGACAACERELYSLCENSNPNAGIVEKLMGHSPAGLFGYSHMLGGFAGGQAEFARVPFADVGPLKIEDDLTDEQVLFLSDILPTGYMGAEMCNIRPGDVVAVWGVGPVGLFSVVSAYLLGASKVIAIDRVAYRLALAEQQGAVPINFAETSVLEALADITAGRGPDHCIDAAGMEARNSSTVVDAYDRVKQAARLETERPHALREAIMSCRNGGTISIVGVYGGLMDKFPIGAVMNRSLIIKTGQCHVQHYMRPLLDRIRNGDIDPTFVISHHLSLDDAPHGYEIFKHKQDNCTKVILKP, from the coding sequence ATGAAGGCCACGATCTGGGCTGGACGCAACAACGTTGAGGTGCACACAGTCCCCGATCCGAAGATCCTCAACGACCGCGACGCGATCGTGCGGATCACCTCGACCGCGATCTGCGGATCGGACCTGCACATCTACGACGGCTACATCCCCACGGTCAAGCGCGGCGACGTGCTGGGCCACGAGTTCATGGGCGAGGTCGTCGAGGTGGGCAAGGCGGTGCCTAACCTGGCCGTCGGCGACCGGGTCGTGGTGCCGTTCCCGATCGCGTGCGGGGCCTGCGCGGCCTGCGAACGCGAGCTGTATTCGTTGTGCGAGAACTCCAACCCCAACGCGGGCATCGTCGAGAAGCTGATGGGTCATTCGCCGGCTGGGCTGTTCGGTTACTCGCACATGTTGGGTGGGTTCGCCGGCGGCCAAGCCGAATTCGCGCGCGTGCCGTTCGCCGACGTCGGGCCGCTGAAGATCGAGGACGACCTCACCGACGAGCAGGTGCTGTTCCTCTCCGACATCCTGCCCACCGGCTACATGGGCGCCGAGATGTGCAACATCCGCCCGGGCGACGTCGTCGCCGTCTGGGGAGTGGGTCCGGTCGGCCTGTTTTCGGTCGTGAGCGCCTATCTCCTCGGCGCGTCGAAAGTCATCGCGATCGACCGCGTGGCCTACCGGCTGGCGCTGGCGGAGCAACAAGGCGCTGTGCCGATCAACTTCGCCGAAACCTCGGTGCTCGAGGCGCTGGCCGACATCACTGCGGGGCGCGGGCCCGACCACTGCATCGACGCGGCCGGAATGGAGGCCCGCAACAGCTCGACCGTCGTGGACGCCTATGACCGGGTCAAGCAAGCGGCGCGGCTGGAAACCGAACGGCCACATGCATTGCGGGAAGCGATCATGAGCTGCCGCAACGGCGGCACGATTTCGATTGTCGGGGTGTACGGCGGGCTGATGGACAAATTCCCGATCGGCGCGGTGATGAACCGGTCACTGATCATCAAAACCGGCCAATGCCATGTGCAGCACTACATGCGGCCGCTGCTGGACCGGATCCGCAACGGCGACATCGACCCGACGTTCGTCATCAGCCACCACTTGAGTCTTGATGACGCACCGCACGGATACGAGATCTTCAAGCACAAACAGGACAACTGCACCAAGGTCATCCTCAAACCCTAA
- a CDS encoding SRPBCC family protein: MSDEPSALVKGLGGASLVLGVTEVMLPGKVAALAGVQDSGPVRPVIRLLGVRECGHAAALLFGPSKLVWTRVAGDALDLALLVAGLATRARGRRGRGILTAVALAGIGGADLYAALRTTGNGSSGRHGNAPRHRILRAAVTVWRSPEEVYRFWRDLENLPTFMYHLKSVTVDADDRSHWVANAPIGQSVQWDAQITEDEPNKRIVWQSLPGALVENGGSVEFAPTPDGSGTEVRVTMSYHIPGGVLGKAAATVFGESPEQQVNDDLRRFKQLLETGQVMRSDGSPEGAVAARQMHQRTAQPHGGDR; encoded by the coding sequence ATGAGTGACGAGCCGTCGGCCCTGGTCAAGGGCCTGGGCGGGGCCAGCTTGGTTCTTGGCGTCACCGAGGTCATGTTGCCGGGCAAGGTCGCTGCGCTCGCGGGGGTGCAGGACAGCGGCCCGGTCCGGCCGGTGATCCGGCTGCTGGGTGTGCGCGAGTGCGGCCACGCTGCCGCGCTGCTGTTCGGGCCCAGCAAGCTGGTGTGGACGAGGGTGGCCGGCGACGCCTTGGACCTGGCACTGCTGGTCGCCGGGCTGGCGACCCGCGCTCGAGGACGGCGCGGGCGCGGCATACTTACGGCCGTTGCCTTGGCCGGGATAGGCGGCGCCGATCTCTACGCCGCGCTGCGCACCACCGGCAATGGCAGCTCCGGTCGGCATGGCAACGCGCCGCGTCATCGGATCCTGCGTGCCGCTGTCACTGTGTGGCGTTCTCCGGAGGAGGTCTATCGGTTCTGGCGGGACCTGGAGAACCTGCCCACGTTCATGTACCACCTCAAGTCGGTCACCGTGGACGCCGACGATCGCTCGCATTGGGTCGCCAACGCGCCGATCGGCCAGTCCGTCCAGTGGGATGCGCAGATCACCGAGGACGAGCCGAACAAACGCATCGTCTGGCAGTCGCTGCCGGGTGCGTTGGTCGAGAACGGCGGCAGCGTCGAATTCGCGCCGACCCCGGACGGCTCGGGCACCGAGGTCCGGGTCACCATGAGCTATCACATCCCGGGCGGCGTGCTGGGCAAGGCGGCCGCAACAGTGTTCGGCGAGTCGCCTGAGCAGCAAGTCAACGACGATCTGCGCCGATTCAAACAGCTGCTGGAGACCGGTCAGGTCATGCGTTCGGACGGTTCCCCGGAAGGGGCCGTCGCCGCCAGACAGATGCACCAGCGGACCGCACAGCCGCACGGAGGCGACCGATGA
- a CDS encoding CDGSH iron-sulfur domain-containing protein, producing the protein MTTAKSTVVRVIPNGPLLISGPVRIEMPEGAVVESDRFMVAVCTCRRSKNYPLCDTSHRRCRRAVSVQRSS; encoded by the coding sequence ATGACCACCGCGAAATCCACTGTGGTGCGGGTTATTCCGAATGGCCCCCTGCTGATCTCCGGACCGGTGCGCATCGAGATGCCCGAGGGCGCCGTCGTAGAGTCCGATCGATTCATGGTGGCCGTCTGCACCTGCCGGCGCAGCAAGAACTATCCGCTGTGCGACACCAGCCACCGGCGATGCCGGCGCGCGGTCTCAGTCCAGCGGTCGTCGTAG